In Odocoileus virginianus isolate 20LAN1187 ecotype Illinois chromosome 15, Ovbor_1.2, whole genome shotgun sequence, a genomic segment contains:
- the SYBU gene encoding syntabulin isoform X5, producing MKVYGAYLLSSEADFSSSSSTGSISAPEVPMSAAGSKRSSFSRNRGPHGRSNGASSYKSGNSPPSPREKDLLAMLCRNQLSPVNIHPSYAPSSPSSSNSGSYKGSDCSPVMRRSGRYMSCGENHGVKPPNPEQYLTPLQQKEVTVRHLKTKLKESEHRLHERESEIVELKSQLARMREDWIEEECHRVEAQLALKEARKEIKQLKQVIETMRSSLADKDKGIQKYFVDINIQNKKLESLLQSMEMAHSGSLRDELCLDFPCESPEKGLVLGAALGPTEDALSSEEPATEEGADSELLGADGAAPVEDVLEELVTGAIPEPELPGAEVVALGGEAAAVGRGGRRAVAERAVQTDVVPYSPAFSELLRHVLRLQDPCPSSSAATPDEESGDDSTDSFPEPISAFVVDLTPRNPNSAILLSPVETPSPEARGNRLMRELDFAGSEAAAAEEVRPDGPGPLARAGGIAGRYWSRSFLVDLLAVGAPVVPTVLWAFSTQRGGTDPLYNIGALLRGCCVVALHSLRRTTEHIKT from the exons TCGAGGTCCCCACGGGCGGAGCAATGGAGCTTCGTCCTACAAGTCTGGCAACAGCCCACCGTCCCCGCGGGAGAAGGACCTTCTGGCCATGCTTTGCAGGAACCAGCTGAGTCCCGTGAACATCCACCCCAGTTATGCGCCTTCTTCCCCCAGCAGCAGCAACTCCGGCTCCTACAAAGGAAGTGACTGTAGTCCTGTCATGAG GCGGTCCGGAAGGTACATGTCCTGTGGTGAAAACCATGGCGTCAAACCCCCAAATCCAGAGCAGTACTTGACCCCTCTGCAGCAGAAAGAGGTTACGGTGCGACACCTGAAGACCAAGCTCAAGGAGTCTGAGCACCGACTGCATGAGAG GGAGAGTGAGATCGTGGAGCTGAAGTCCCAGCTGGCCCGAATGCGCGAGGACTGGATCGAGGAAGAGTGCCACCGGGTGGAGGCCCAGCTGGCCCTCAAGGAGGCCCGGAAGGAGATCAAGCAGCTCAAACAGGTCATCGAAACGATGCGGAGCAGCCTGGCCGATAAAGACAAAggcattcagaaatattttgtggACATCAACATTCAGAACAAGAAGCTGGAGTCGCTCCTCCAGAGCATGGAGATGGCGCACAGCGGCTCGCTGAGGGACGAGCTGTGCCTCGACTTCCCCTGTGAGTCCCCGGAGAAGGGCTTGGTCCTTGGCGCGGCCTTGGGGCCGACGGAGGATGCTCTGTCTTCGGAGGAGCCGGCCACGGAGGAAGGGGCCGACAGCGAGCTGCTGGGGGCAGACGGCGCGGCCCCCGTCGAGGATGTGTTGGAGGAGCTGGTGACAGGCGCCATCCCGGAGCCGGAGCTGCCCGGCGCCGAGGTCGTGGCGCTGGGCGGCGAGGCAGCGGCGGTGGGCCGCGGAGGGCGCCGCGCAGTGGCGGAGCGGGCGGTGCAGACCGACGTGGTGCCCTACAGCCCGGCCTTCTCCGAGCTCCTCCGGCACGTACTCCGGCTGCAGGACCCCTGTCCCTCCTCCAGCGCCGCGACCCCCGACGAGGAGTCCGGGGACGACTCGACCGATAGCTTCCCGGAGCCCATCTCCGCCTTCGTGGTCGATTTAACTCCCCGGAATCCCAACTCGGCCATCCTTTTGTCTCCTGTGGAGACCCCGTCCCCCGAGGCGCGTGGGAACCGCCTCATGAGAGAGCTGGATTTTGCGGGCTCGGAAGCAGCGGCGGCGGAGGAGGTGAGGCCAGACGGCCCGGGCCCACTGGCCCGCGCGGGGGGCATCGCCGGGCGCTACTGGAGCCGCAGCTTCCTGGTGGATCTGCTGGCCGTGGGGGCCCCCGTGGTCCCCACCGTGCTGTGGGCGTTCAGTACTCAGAGGGGGGGCACGGATCCCCTGTACAACATCGGGGCCCTGCTGCGGGGCTGCTGCGTGGTGGCCCTCCACTCGCTCCGCCGCACCACCGAGCACATCAAAACCTAA